GTGCGGCGGCTTCTCCGCTTCGAAGTCGTCAGGATCGGGGCCGTGGATGCGCGTGAAGTCGCGGCGGATCTCCTTGACGCGAATGTGCTCCGGCTGGATGTTGAACGTGCTCACCCACCAGTCCAGCCGCGCGGCGCGCCAGTGCTCGTGCCACTCGTCCTCACTGCCCGGCTTGACGAAGAACTCCATCTCCATCTGTTCGAACTCGCGGTCGCGGAAGATGAAGTTGCCGGTCTGCACCTCGTTGCGGAACGCCTTGCCGATCTGTGCGATGCCGAACGGCAGTTTGCGACGCATCGTCTCCTGCACGTTGCGGAAGTTGACGAGGATGCCCTGCGCCGTCTCCGGCCGCAGCCAGATCTGCGCGTTGTCGTCCTCGACCGCGCCGACCCAGGTGCGGAACATGGTGTTGAACGGGCGCGCCTCGCCGAGCGCGGAGCCGCACTCGGGGCATTTGTCGCCCTGCACCTTGTCGGCGCGCATGCGGTGGTGGTTCTCGACGCACTCGATCATCATATCGTTGAACGTCGTGGCGTGGCCGCTGGCGCGCCAGACGTTGGCGTTCATCATCACCGCCGCGTCGATGCCGACGATATCGTCGCGCTCCTGCACCATCGCCTTCCACCAGGCGGCCTTGACGTTGTTCTTCAGCAGCACGCCGAGCGGGCCGTAGTCCCACATGCCGCCGAGGCCGCCGTAGATTTCACTGCCGGGGAAGATGAAGCCTCGCCGCTTGCACAGCGAGACGATCGTGTCCATGTCAGTCATTCAGCGTTGCGTTCCTCTCAAATTGATTGCTACCACCCAAGACCTCACAGGTTTTAGAAACCTGTGAGGTCTGCCGTAGAGCGGTTTGCGGAATAATCCGATATAGCGCCACAGGTCCGCACGCCGAATGTAGGGACAGGCCTTTGGCCTGTCCGGCGGGCAGGTCAAAGACCTGCCCCTACACGGCGAACCGCATGGCGTACCGGTGTTTTTGCAAAATGCCCTAACTCGTGCGCTCCAGCAGGCGCAGGAAGTCGGTCGATTTCAGCCGCCGCTCCAGCACATGCTGGATATAGCGCTGCATGACCGCTTCGACCTCGGCCCGCGTGGGCGCGCCGAACTGCACGCGCATCACCTCGGCGTACTCGCGCGACTGCATGAAGCGCAGCGCCTTGAGCGCGTTCAGGGAGAGCGGGCGCGCTTCCTTCAGCGCCTCCCCATGGCGCGGGCAGAGCACGCCGCCCTGCGCCGCATCGAAGTAGTTGTCCACCGGCTCGATCGGCTCGTCGCCCAGCACGCAGTTGTGCAGTTGCGGCTGGTAGCCGAAGAACGCCAGCAGGTGCATCTCCAGGAAACGGGTGGTCAGCCAGAGGTCGCCCGTCTGGCCGATCCAGCCGAACGCGTCGCGCAGCAGGTCGAAGACCGCCGGGTTCGCCTGCTCCTCTTCGGCGAACTGGTCGACCAATTCGGCCGCATAGTACGCATACGCCGTGCGCGACAGGTCGCCCCGCAGCGCCAGGAACGGGTCGATGATCTCGGCCTGCGTGACGATGTCCAGCGAGCGGCCGCGCGCGATCTGCAGGTTCACATGCGTGAACAGCTCGACATGCCCGCTCTTGCGGCTCTGCGGCTTGCGCGCGCCCTTGGCGACGACGCGCAGCTTGCCGCGCGCCGGCGTGTAGATCGTCAGCAGGCGGTCGGCTTCACCCATGTCGGCGCGTTTCAGGATCAGCGCATCGACCCGATAAACGCGCTCTCTGCTCATGGCATGATTATACTTGCCGAATCGAACTGCGCAACCTGCGGGGGTGCCGCACACGGGGCTTCCAACGTCCGGCCCTCTTCCCAGCCTTCCCCCGTTCGCAACGGCAGCGAACAGGGGAAGGAGTTAATCCCCTCCCTTGCGACGCGACATTTGCGTCGCGGGGGAGGGTTAGGGAGAGGGTAACGTCAGCTTTGGAAGGGGCCGAGGTAATTTACTTTATGGCAGCTTGCTGGCGTCGAAACTGTGCGGCAACAGCTCGCTCAACGCATAAACTGTCGCGTGCCCGTCGAGGTCGGCGACGATGATGCGCAGGCCGGGCGCGAACTCGACCAGCACCTGCCGGCACGCGCCGCACGGCGTCCCGCCGTTGGCCGTCACGACCGCGATCGCCGTGAACTCGCGCTCACCGCTCGATACGGCCGTGACGACCGCCGTGCGCTCGGCGCAGATCGTCAGCGGGTAGACCGCATTCTCCACGTTGGCGCCGGGATAGATGCGCCCCGACTTGCCGCGCAGGGCAGCCCCCACGGCGTAGCGCGAATATGGCGCATACGCCCGTTCCCAGGCGGCGCGCGCCGCCGCCAGCAGTTCCTGATCGTGTGCGTCCATTATGCTCCATCCTTGCGCCGGATGACCCGCGCCGGCATGCCGACCGCGACCGTGCGCGGCGGCACGTCTTTGGTCACCACCGACCCGCCGCCGGTCGTCGCGCCCGCCCCCACCGTCACCGGCGCGCGCA
The sequence above is a segment of the Chloroflexota bacterium genome. Coding sequences within it:
- a CDS encoding glycine--tRNA ligase; protein product: MTDMDTIVSLCKRRGFIFPGSEIYGGLGGMWDYGPLGVLLKNNVKAAWWKAMVQERDDIVGIDAAVMMNANVWRASGHATTFNDMMIECVENHHRMRADKVQGDKCPECGSALGEARPFNTMFRTWVGAVEDDNAQIWLRPETAQGILVNFRNVQETMRRKLPFGIAQIGKAFRNEVQTGNFIFRDREFEQMEMEFFVKPGSEDEWHEHWRAARLDWWVSTFNIQPEHIRVKEIRRDFTRIHGPDPDDFEAEKPPHYSKGNYDIEYKFPMGWSEVEGIASRTNYDLTAHQERSGKDLTYFEDDTQAKYIPYVVEPAMGVERAVLVSLFESYHEEKVKNEKRVVLKFPYALAPYKAAVLPLLRNRPELVEMARGMSKDLKRSFMAVYDDTGAIGRLYRRQDEIGTPFCITVDVQSLEDKQVTIRDRDSMQQVRVPLADVKGWLLAKMQ
- the cdd gene encoding cytidine deaminase; the encoded protein is MDAHDQELLAAARAAWERAYAPYSRYAVGAALRGKSGRIYPGANVENAVYPLTICAERTAVVTAVSSGEREFTAIAVVTANGGTPCGACRQVLVEFAPGLRIIVADLDGHATVYALSELLPHSFDASKLP
- the recO gene encoding DNA repair protein RecO, with protein sequence MSRERVYRVDALILKRADMGEADRLLTIYTPARGKLRVVAKGARKPQSRKSGHVELFTHVNLQIARGRSLDIVTQAEIIDPFLALRGDLSRTAYAYYAAELVDQFAEEEQANPAVFDLLRDAFGWIGQTGDLWLTTRFLEMHLLAFFGYQPQLHNCVLGDEPIEPVDNYFDAAQGGVLCPRHGEALKEARPLSLNALKALRFMQSREYAEVMRVQFGAPTRAEVEAVMQRYIQHVLERRLKSTDFLRLLERTS